In a genomic window of Sutcliffiella sp. FSL R7-0096:
- a CDS encoding S8 family serine peptidase yields MKRKNILGLMLVGALLISSITPAISNPNTVVAEGDIGIKDAMTSLSAEKRRAINDLTASVTSEVNLPGDIDYSSDEEISIIVEFNHFTPKTAVAIREAEGETASIEEQQQLVEKDHQIFAKELLELNIDGEVTQSYKEAFNGVTVNLPASDIPKLIKSKAIKNIWENETIQLELPENKEKMVQQAYDGKHPLELTGVNKLHEKGLTGKGIKVAVLDTGIDYHHPDLQDVYRGGYDFVDEDDDPMEATYSDWLESGLPESLGSNAYYTSHGTHVAGIIAGQNENDSPLSVLGVAPGVELYAYRVLGPYGTGTMEDILAGIEYSVRAEMDIINLSLGNNINDPLSPFSVALNNAVLAGVTTISAAGNTGSALYSIGSPAASALNITVGSTDTMVAYPDFEGEFLYEEGKESSEVRYATAGMENSPRSLEGKAFEVIDAGNGLQSDYENIDVNGKIVLIKTGSIRTDEKIAIAKEHGAAVVFSYTPGYGNYNGVVYRENENFVPTYHLRGVQGDKIKQILAIDDMTFTFTKLVPTVVVQDDTLSSFSSRGPARLTYDIKPEIVAPGGNILSTVPHYYGGKEKNYSSAYAKLSGTSMATPYVAGIAALLLEANPSLTPGDIKALLMNSAEPINGSNSVFDIGAGRVNAWKAETASVTIKVMDKTETFIDGEKKWVPSVTGALALGTLITNDSHHRENASITLTNHLDKKVTFTIDSQFHVGIRGSKDGAKNGVKVNTKKSVSIAAKKQATNNIFLTIPKTAEEGVYEGTITFTNVEDESNSYQVPFAFRLSKDGIEYLTANDTLSTIRENYSGGPNAMNAKFSLYSHMRDIDVYLTDANTGDELGFVGSIDGTFLQVEKPYSFYTFSNGEYYAFTNDPNSPITYETIEATPGSYYLKFVFTKDDGEELLVNMPFIIDKEMPTLEMDVETEIIEVEQEKTTYLLEGSIHDNQIESAKTTGIDVNQGNNSVRYKGSGSFWQNIPLDDDGGFAINASFPRHLNVMNLSILGRDRAGIASIQKDYHFVRKGAPYVASIPTQKEILSGDSMEFAFRTNNLAPWKELSFSYQYNKNVIDIKEISVVEDWKEKVHLETTESDNGTLITLTTTESNLEDVTTLLNVNVTIKDDAFVSDYFSLTANSVSLTKADNSKVSVSSISPPVKVWSSYSELQGNINGEAVYERDGFGNLRSTHIDYFALGANIRVLDAEGNEYPAEIKDDAKFSVLGLPSTQEKMFLLLDIPGHFTVIKSFTIGREHSHLGEQKFLNFLGALAGDVNKDGVIDILDAIYLEEHWGSNDRNADINFDGVVDHKDMSFIQKNYLLKNPTGEASREPTEVENGRTIDDILEGLN; encoded by the coding sequence TTGAAAAGGAAAAACATCTTAGGATTGATGTTGGTTGGTGCATTATTAATAAGTAGTATTACACCAGCTATTTCGAATCCTAACACAGTTGTAGCAGAGGGAGATATAGGGATAAAGGATGCGATGACATCACTATCAGCAGAAAAAAGAAGGGCCATTAATGACTTAACGGCTTCGGTAACTTCAGAAGTGAACCTTCCTGGTGACATTGATTATTCCAGTGATGAAGAAATCTCTATTATTGTGGAATTCAACCATTTCACTCCAAAAACAGCAGTAGCTATAAGAGAAGCAGAGGGGGAAACAGCCTCCATTGAGGAACAGCAGCAGTTAGTGGAGAAAGATCACCAAATTTTTGCGAAAGAATTATTAGAATTAAATATCGACGGAGAAGTTACACAAAGCTACAAAGAAGCATTTAATGGGGTCACCGTTAACCTACCAGCTTCTGATATACCAAAACTAATAAAATCAAAAGCGATAAAAAACATTTGGGAAAACGAAACAATTCAATTAGAATTACCTGAAAACAAGGAGAAAATGGTACAACAAGCGTATGACGGGAAGCATCCACTTGAATTGACAGGAGTAAACAAATTACATGAAAAAGGGCTAACAGGCAAAGGTATAAAAGTTGCTGTACTAGATACGGGTATAGACTATCATCACCCAGATTTACAGGATGTATATCGTGGCGGGTATGACTTCGTTGATGAAGATGATGATCCAATGGAGGCTACCTATTCAGATTGGCTTGAATCGGGCCTCCCAGAATCTCTCGGTTCTAACGCCTATTATACTTCCCATGGTACACATGTTGCCGGAATCATAGCAGGTCAAAATGAAAATGACTCGCCTTTATCCGTATTAGGTGTAGCACCTGGGGTGGAATTGTATGCTTATCGTGTTTTAGGGCCATATGGGACAGGGACGATGGAAGATATATTAGCAGGGATTGAATATTCTGTTCGAGCAGAAATGGATATTATCAATTTATCGTTAGGGAATAACATAAATGATCCGCTATCACCCTTTTCAGTGGCACTTAATAATGCTGTACTCGCTGGCGTCACGACTATTTCCGCAGCAGGGAATACTGGTTCCGCGTTATATTCGATCGGATCTCCTGCTGCTTCGGCTTTGAATATTACCGTTGGGTCTACTGACACGATGGTGGCATATCCAGACTTTGAAGGAGAATTCTTATATGAGGAAGGCAAAGAGTCGAGCGAAGTTCGATATGCAACTGCTGGAATGGAGAATTCACCGAGATCATTAGAAGGAAAAGCTTTCGAGGTAATAGATGCTGGGAATGGACTGCAAAGCGATTATGAAAATATAGATGTAAATGGAAAAATAGTCTTGATTAAAACGGGTTCTATTCGTACAGATGAGAAAATTGCGATTGCTAAAGAACATGGTGCAGCAGTAGTGTTCAGTTATACGCCAGGGTATGGGAATTATAATGGGGTTGTATATCGCGAAAATGAAAACTTTGTACCTACCTATCATTTGCGAGGGGTGCAAGGAGATAAAATTAAACAAATTCTAGCAATAGATGATATGACTTTTACTTTTACTAAATTAGTTCCCACTGTGGTTGTTCAGGATGATACGCTGTCTTCTTTCAGTTCACGTGGACCAGCAAGACTTACGTATGATATAAAACCAGAAATTGTTGCGCCTGGCGGGAATATATTATCCACTGTACCACATTACTATGGTGGGAAAGAAAAGAATTATTCATCGGCATATGCGAAATTATCTGGCACATCAATGGCAACCCCTTATGTCGCAGGGATTGCTGCTTTGTTGTTAGAAGCAAACCCTTCTCTAACTCCTGGAGATATCAAAGCACTTTTAATGAACTCAGCGGAGCCAATTAATGGTTCGAACAGCGTCTTTGATATCGGGGCTGGTAGAGTCAATGCTTGGAAGGCAGAAACTGCTTCAGTGACCATTAAAGTGATGGATAAAACTGAGACATTTATAGATGGCGAGAAAAAGTGGGTTCCATCCGTAACAGGTGCTTTAGCTTTGGGGACCCTTATCACTAATGATTCACATCATCGAGAGAATGCAAGTATTACCCTTACTAATCATCTAGATAAAAAAGTGACTTTTACTATTGATTCACAATTTCATGTAGGAATTCGCGGTTCGAAGGATGGAGCAAAAAATGGAGTAAAAGTGAATACAAAGAAATCAGTTAGTATTGCAGCTAAAAAACAAGCAACAAATAATATATTCTTAACTATACCAAAGACGGCGGAAGAAGGAGTTTATGAAGGCACAATTACCTTCACTAATGTAGAAGATGAATCAAATAGCTACCAAGTTCCTTTCGCATTTAGGCTCTCGAAAGATGGTATAGAGTACTTAACGGCGAATGACACCTTATCAACCATTAGAGAAAACTATAGTGGTGGTCCAAATGCCATGAACGCAAAGTTTTCCCTCTATTCACATATGAGAGATATCGATGTATATTTAACGGACGCTAATACTGGGGATGAATTAGGTTTTGTAGGAAGCATTGACGGAACTTTTCTCCAAGTGGAAAAGCCGTATTCATTCTACACCTTCTCCAATGGGGAATATTACGCTTTTACCAATGACCCTAACTCACCGATTACTTATGAAACGATTGAAGCAACTCCAGGGTCGTATTATTTAAAATTTGTTTTTACTAAGGATGATGGGGAAGAGCTTTTGGTAAATATGCCATTTATTATTGATAAAGAAATGCCAACGCTAGAAATGGATGTAGAAACAGAAATTATTGAAGTGGAGCAAGAAAAAACTACTTATTTATTGGAAGGCAGCATTCATGATAATCAAATTGAATCAGCTAAGACAACAGGCATTGATGTAAATCAAGGAAATAACTCGGTAAGATATAAGGGTAGTGGCAGTTTTTGGCAAAATATCCCTTTGGATGATGATGGTGGATTTGCCATCAATGCTTCTTTTCCTCGTCATTTAAATGTAATGAACTTAAGTATCCTAGGAAGAGACCGAGCAGGAATTGCTTCTATACAAAAAGACTACCACTTTGTAAGAAAAGGAGCGCCATACGTTGCTAGTATTCCAACGCAAAAAGAAATCTTGTCAGGAGATAGCATGGAATTTGCATTCCGTACAAATAATCTTGCTCCGTGGAAGGAGCTAAGCTTTTCCTACCAATATAATAAAAATGTGATAGATATCAAGGAAATATCTGTAGTGGAGGACTGGAAGGAGAAGGTTCATCTTGAAACTACTGAATCAGATAATGGCACCTTAATCACATTAACGACGACAGAATCTAACCTAGAAGACGTAACTACCTTATTAAACGTTAATGTAACTATTAAGGATGATGCGTTTGTAAGTGATTATTTCTCACTTACCGCAAACTCGGTATCATTGACAAAAGCAGATAACTCAAAGGTATCCGTTTCTTCTATTTCACCACCAGTTAAAGTTTGGTCAAGCTACTCTGAATTGCAGGGGAATATTAATGGAGAAGCTGTATATGAAAGGGATGGGTTTGGAAATTTACGCTCCACACATATCGACTATTTTGCATTAGGGGCGAATATTCGTGTATTGGACGCCGAAGGTAACGAATATCCTGCCGAAATCAAAGATGATGCTAAATTCAGTGTTCTAGGATTACCCTCCACTCAGGAAAAAATGTTCCTTCTTCTTGATATACCAGGACACTTTACTGTTATAAAAAGTTTTACTATCGGTAGAGAACATAGTCACTTAGGAGAGCAAAAATTCTTGAATTTTCTCGGGGCACTTGCAGGAGATGTGAATAAGGATGGCGTCATCGATATTTTGGATGCTATCTATCTCGAAGAACATTGGGGATCTAACGACAGGAACGCAGATATCAACTTTGATGGTGTAGTGGATCACAAAGATATGAGCTTCATCCAAAAGAATTATTTACTAAAAAATCCGACTGGAGAAGCTTCCAGAGAACCTACAGAAGTCGAGAACGGAAGAACAATAGATGATATATTAGAGGGTTTAAATTAA
- a CDS encoding S8 family serine peptidase produces MDKSKLFKSVTVVGLSLSMLFSTISYSPERVSGESLGKISSSSMEILNNLTDAQRKAMKYLELNDKTGLQLPPAVNLDTDEEISVILEFHQKPAKVAQLIASLKGEEVAESKAKSNINHEQKKFKEELSGIFKDSGKSDSYSIKHQYSEIFNGMAITLPANKIKTVMQTGAVKTIWGNETISINPPDLSEVANLGITTKMADSNPHLGIDRLHEEGLTGKGIKIGVIDTGIDYNHPDLRNAYKGGYDFVDNDSDPMETTYENWKSTYKPEFSGGSSYYTNHGTHVSGIIAGQGSNNSDYATKGVAPDVDIYAYRVLGPYGSGATENVLKGIDQAVEDGMDIINLSLGASINDPYFPTSVAVNNAVLSGVTAIVAAGNSGDAAYTLGSPASSALALTVGASDTPLEILTYEGKLYSQPINLQLLGKHYSDKAEDFKGQTLPITEVGLGRSEDYSGKDVKDKIVLVRRGEISLNDKIKHAKLNEAKAIFMYNNEEDGHIPYFLGENKDFIPTFSLTKKDGEILLEEMELLEEFIFEKLGTVQTEGDRLADFSSRGPSKFNYDIKPEVIAPGVGIQSTVPSYMVNPENGDNYEYAYQRLSGTSMAAPQVAGIAALLLESNQDLQPEDIKTILMNTADPLNGDYSVFEVGAGRVDPYEAVHSTMLFQVIDETTNISDGDSIIIDEKTGSISFGLQYNDGKHIRDQRTIEVSNHGTDKKSFVGKVEFTNQSLDAKKNGVQVQFDKKISINPGKSKKTNAFVLIPKTAESGFYEGYISYENINDSNEAFQVPFSIRVAEEGFDFLTFDKQVLTTNPGGSYFGSFPVATFSFQLNSNVEQVDVVLADGKTGEDIGYVGYFNGSDLQIGVPYGLYGYEGNYYPFTGDEDYPVHLKETFAEQGHYKLKFIATNESGKTFTEVDDIFVDNNKPEFKTSIDDQLVYEFSEGQKTYPVSGTLIDNEVGDIQEAGIDISQADNFIYEYLYSMLPDYRIFPEEDGTFEMEVPLVRPTNNIASLDALDAATNKTVKRTYNFVPESTSYMTGVYSKRSAKPGDIVTFTMTANNVRQLKEAKFTLYFIDSMEILDIKENDALSNYDVDLQTDLTIGSTSNAKVDLILTGDQEITGEMPLLDVTFSVTDKRWTDFAGFNFTSNRYIDTNGDTITAQGYIEGLKMLNQTGVISGGFVGQGFLKPDTSVDFSRDYTKVGASVELISPDGTKSTADINTRAGFSFHNIPINAEPYTLKVNIPGHFPYIKDIMVNKEEDGEITGSLTSITAFTYAGDVNQDDVIDIFDVLYLKENWQSSDRSADINLDGIVDEKDWSYIEANYLMRNHTLDELKDVVLKHQGMTLEKVKKELGITNP; encoded by the coding sequence TTGGACAAAAGTAAGTTATTTAAAAGTGTCACTGTAGTCGGATTGTCATTAAGTATGCTTTTCAGTACTATATCTTATTCTCCTGAAAGGGTATCTGGGGAATCACTAGGAAAAATAAGCTCTTCTAGCATGGAAATACTAAACAATCTTACAGACGCACAAAGAAAAGCCATGAAGTATTTAGAATTAAACGATAAAACTGGGCTGCAATTGCCTCCTGCAGTTAACTTGGACACTGATGAAGAGATCTCTGTTATCTTAGAATTTCATCAAAAGCCAGCTAAGGTTGCACAACTAATAGCAAGTTTGAAGGGGGAAGAAGTAGCAGAATCAAAAGCCAAAAGCAATATTAACCATGAACAGAAGAAATTCAAAGAAGAGTTAAGTGGCATTTTCAAAGACAGTGGGAAAAGTGACTCTTATTCCATTAAACATCAATACTCAGAAATATTTAACGGAATGGCGATTACATTGCCTGCTAACAAGATAAAAACAGTAATGCAAACCGGGGCCGTAAAAACTATTTGGGGAAATGAAACAATCAGCATTAATCCACCAGATTTAAGTGAAGTGGCTAATCTCGGAATTACTACTAAAATGGCAGACAGCAACCCCCACCTAGGAATTGACCGACTGCATGAAGAAGGTTTGACCGGAAAAGGGATAAAAATTGGCGTAATCGATACTGGAATAGATTATAATCATCCTGACTTAAGAAATGCCTACAAAGGTGGATATGACTTTGTAGATAACGATTCGGATCCAATGGAAACAACTTACGAAAATTGGAAATCCACTTACAAACCAGAATTTTCAGGGGGAAGTTCATATTATACCAATCATGGTACACATGTCTCTGGAATTATTGCTGGTCAAGGTTCCAATAATAGTGATTATGCAACGAAGGGAGTGGCTCCAGATGTAGACATTTATGCATATAGAGTACTCGGTCCATATGGTAGCGGTGCAACGGAAAATGTGTTAAAAGGAATTGATCAAGCGGTCGAAGATGGGATGGACATCATAAACCTGTCTTTAGGTGCTTCCATTAATGATCCATATTTCCCGACTAGTGTCGCCGTTAACAATGCAGTCCTTAGTGGAGTAACAGCCATTGTAGCAGCGGGAAATTCAGGGGATGCAGCCTATACTCTCGGCTCGCCAGCTTCTTCAGCACTAGCATTGACGGTTGGGGCAAGTGATACTCCCTTGGAAATCCTTACATACGAAGGGAAGTTATACTCACAACCTATTAATCTACAATTACTAGGAAAACACTATAGTGATAAAGCAGAAGACTTTAAAGGTCAGACACTACCAATCACAGAAGTTGGGTTAGGAAGATCAGAGGATTATTCTGGGAAAGATGTCAAGGATAAGATTGTTCTTGTTAGACGTGGAGAGATTTCATTAAATGACAAAATTAAACATGCAAAACTAAACGAGGCTAAAGCCATCTTTATGTACAACAATGAAGAGGACGGGCATATCCCTTACTTCCTGGGTGAAAATAAAGACTTCATTCCAACATTCAGTTTAACAAAAAAAGATGGAGAAATATTACTGGAAGAAATGGAACTTTTAGAGGAATTTATTTTCGAAAAACTTGGCACCGTTCAAACCGAGGGAGATCGTTTAGCTGACTTCAGTTCACGAGGACCTTCAAAATTTAATTATGATATTAAGCCTGAGGTTATTGCACCTGGAGTTGGTATTCAATCCACAGTTCCATCCTACATGGTAAACCCCGAAAATGGGGATAACTATGAATATGCGTATCAACGATTATCAGGCACATCCATGGCCGCTCCTCAAGTAGCTGGAATTGCCGCTCTCTTGTTGGAATCCAATCAGGATTTACAACCCGAGGACATAAAAACAATTCTGATGAACACGGCCGATCCGTTAAATGGGGATTACAGCGTATTTGAAGTTGGGGCGGGACGAGTCGACCCGTATGAAGCAGTTCATTCCACCATGCTATTCCAGGTGATCGATGAAACAACAAACATATCTGATGGAGATAGTATTATCATTGATGAAAAGACTGGCTCCATCAGCTTTGGCCTACAATACAACGATGGAAAACACATTCGCGATCAACGCACAATAGAAGTGAGTAATCATGGCACAGATAAGAAATCGTTTGTGGGAAAAGTTGAATTTACAAATCAATCGCTAGATGCAAAAAAGAACGGTGTACAAGTTCAATTTGATAAGAAAATTTCCATTAATCCTGGAAAATCTAAAAAAACCAATGCGTTTGTCCTGATTCCCAAAACAGCAGAATCAGGGTTTTATGAAGGATATATCTCTTATGAGAATATAAACGACTCAAATGAAGCCTTTCAAGTCCCATTCTCCATCCGTGTTGCAGAAGAAGGGTTTGACTTTTTGACATTTGATAAACAAGTCCTAACTACCAATCCAGGAGGCTCCTATTTTGGTTCATTTCCTGTTGCTACCTTCAGTTTCCAGCTTAACTCTAACGTAGAGCAAGTGGATGTAGTTTTAGCAGATGGAAAAACAGGTGAAGATATTGGTTATGTTGGATATTTCAATGGAAGTGACTTACAAATCGGTGTCCCTTACGGTTTATATGGTTATGAAGGAAATTATTATCCATTTACTGGAGATGAGGACTATCCAGTTCATTTAAAGGAAACCTTCGCAGAACAAGGACACTATAAGTTGAAATTTATTGCTACCAATGAAAGCGGCAAAACGTTTACGGAAGTAGATGACATATTTGTCGATAATAATAAACCAGAATTTAAAACAAGTATTGATGATCAGCTCGTTTATGAATTTTCTGAAGGACAAAAAACCTATCCTGTAAGTGGAACATTAATTGACAATGAAGTAGGGGATATTCAAGAAGCAGGTATCGATATTAGTCAGGCAGATAATTTCATTTATGAATATTTGTACTCGATGTTACCTGATTATCGTATATTCCCAGAAGAAGATGGCACTTTTGAAATGGAAGTCCCACTTGTTAGACCAACAAATAATATAGCAAGCTTGGATGCCCTAGATGCTGCGACGAACAAAACGGTGAAAAGAACCTATAATTTTGTTCCCGAAAGTACTTCCTATATGACAGGAGTCTACAGTAAAAGGTCCGCGAAACCTGGAGACATTGTTACGTTTACGATGACTGCCAATAATGTTAGACAATTAAAAGAAGCAAAATTCACGTTGTATTTCATTGATTCAATGGAAATTCTCGATATCAAGGAAAATGATGCATTATCCAATTACGATGTGGACCTACAAACTGATTTGACTATTGGCTCCACCTCCAATGCAAAAGTGGATCTTATCCTGACTGGAGATCAAGAAATCACAGGTGAGATGCCATTGTTAGATGTTACATTTAGCGTAACAGATAAGAGATGGACTGACTTCGCAGGATTTAACTTTACAAGCAATCGATACATTGACACAAATGGAGACACCATTACAGCACAAGGATATATAGAAGGACTGAAAATGCTGAATCAAACAGGTGTCATCAGTGGTGGCTTTGTTGGGCAAGGATTCTTAAAACCGGATACATCCGTTGATTTTTCCCGAGACTATACAAAAGTTGGTGCTTCCGTTGAACTGATAAGTCCGGACGGAACCAAATCTACAGCTGACATTAACACAAGAGCAGGTTTCAGCTTCCATAACATACCGATAAATGCCGAGCCATATACGTTAAAGGTGAATATTCCCGGTCACTTCCCTTATATTAAAGATATCATGGTGAATAAAGAGGAAGATGGAGAAATTACAGGATCTTTAACTTCCATTACTGCGTTTACGTATGCAGGTGATGTGAATCAAGACGATGTGATTGATATTTTTGATGTTCTATATTTAAAAGAAAATTGGCAGTCAAGTGATCGCTCTGCAGATATTAATTTAGATGGCATTGTCGATGAGAAGGATTGGAGTTATATTGAAGCGAACTACCTAATGAGAAATCACACTTTAGATGAATTAAAGGATGTTGTTCTGAAACATCAAGGCATGACCCTTGAGAAAGTAAAAAAGGAATTAGGGATTACTAATCCGTAA